The Metabacillus litoralis genome contains a region encoding:
- the asnS gene encoding asparagine--tRNA ligase encodes MKTTIAEVGKYVGQEVTIGAWLSNKRSSGKIAFLQLRDGTGFIQGVVVKAEVAEEVFQNAKSITQETSLYVSGIVKVDERSPFGYELGVTNIRVISESVDYPITPKEHGTEFLMDHRHLWLRSKRQHAVMKIRNEIIRSTYEFFNKEGFVKVDPPILTGSAPEGTSELFHTKYFDEDAYLSQSGQLYMEAAAMALGKVFSFGPTFRAEKSKTRRHLIEFWMIEPEMAFYEFEDNLQVQESYVSYITQSVLENCSLELTTLGRDTSKLEKIKAPFPRITYDDAIKFLQDKGFTDIKWGDDFGAPHETAIAESFDKPVFITHYPTSLKPFYMQPDPSREDVVLCADLIAPEGYGEIIGGSERIHDEQLLKQRLEEHQLDEQAYEWYLQLRKYGSVPHSGFGLGLERTVAWLSGVEHVRETIPFPRLLNRLYP; translated from the coding sequence GTGAAAACAACAATTGCAGAAGTTGGAAAATATGTTGGACAAGAAGTAACAATAGGAGCATGGCTTTCAAATAAACGCTCAAGTGGAAAGATTGCTTTTCTTCAATTAAGAGATGGTACAGGCTTTATCCAAGGAGTTGTAGTAAAGGCTGAGGTTGCAGAAGAGGTTTTCCAAAATGCAAAGTCTATTACTCAAGAAACATCTCTTTATGTATCTGGAATCGTTAAGGTAGATGAACGTTCTCCCTTTGGTTATGAATTAGGGGTTACGAATATTCGCGTTATTTCTGAATCTGTTGATTATCCTATAACACCAAAAGAGCATGGAACTGAATTTTTAATGGATCACCGCCATTTATGGCTTCGTTCTAAACGTCAGCATGCAGTAATGAAAATTAGAAACGAAATCATTAGATCAACATATGAGTTTTTTAATAAAGAAGGTTTTGTTAAAGTTGATCCGCCAATTTTAACTGGAAGTGCACCGGAAGGAACATCTGAATTATTTCATACAAAATACTTTGATGAGGATGCCTATTTATCTCAAAGTGGCCAATTATACATGGAAGCAGCAGCTATGGCGTTAGGGAAGGTATTTTCGTTTGGTCCTACGTTCCGAGCAGAAAAGTCAAAAACACGCCGCCATCTTATAGAATTTTGGATGATTGAGCCTGAAATGGCTTTTTATGAATTTGAAGATAATCTTCAAGTACAAGAATCGTATGTATCATATATTACCCAAAGTGTCTTAGAAAATTGTTCACTTGAACTAACTACATTAGGTAGAGATACATCTAAATTAGAAAAAATAAAGGCGCCTTTCCCAAGAATTACGTATGATGATGCAATCAAGTTTCTTCAAGATAAAGGATTTACAGATATTAAATGGGGAGACGATTTTGGTGCTCCACATGAAACAGCAATTGCAGAGAGCTTTGATAAACCTGTCTTTATTACACATTATCCAACAAGCTTAAAACCTTTTTATATGCAACCGGATCCTAGCCGAGAAGACGTTGTGCTCTGTGCTGATTTAATTGCACCAGAGGGCTATGGTGAGATCATTGGTGGTTCTGAGCGAATTCATGATGAGCAGTTGCTTAAACAACGTTTAGAAGAGCATCAATTGGATGAACAAGCTTATGAGTGGTATCTACAACTTAGAAAGTATGGTTCTGTACCACATTCTGGATTTGGCTTAGGACTTGAGAGAACGGTAGCATGGTTAAGTGGAGTTGAACATGTTCGTGAAACAATTCCGTTCCCTCGTTTATTGAACAGACTTTATCCATAA
- a CDS encoding cell wall elongation regulator TseB-like domain-containing protein, with protein sequence MGRKTWTFIAVFSILFIAAVWIFTATYQAAREQYTNGHEQSKKIAMESANLSTITEIKTFNSDKQYHVLTGEKTKNESVYVWVYKKDKEDKMLVKKQSSGITKDEALKKVNKEYSPVEIISVRLGMDEEIPIWEVKYKDKSDRYTFDYVNFYDGEIIKHMALKTKTSS encoded by the coding sequence ATGGGTAGAAAAACTTGGACATTCATTGCCGTCTTCTCAATTTTGTTTATTGCAGCTGTATGGATTTTTACAGCAACATATCAGGCTGCAAGAGAACAATACACGAATGGTCATGAGCAATCGAAGAAAATAGCTATGGAATCAGCAAATCTTTCGACTATAACGGAAATTAAGACTTTTAATAGTGATAAACAATATCATGTATTAACAGGAGAAAAAACAAAAAATGAGAGTGTATACGTCTGGGTGTACAAAAAGGATAAAGAAGATAAAATGTTAGTGAAAAAACAGTCTTCTGGAATTACAAAGGATGAAGCACTTAAAAAGGTTAATAAGGAATACAGCCCAGTAGAAATCATAAGTGTTCGGTTAGGTATGGATGAAGAAATACCTATTTGGGAAGTGAAATACAAAGACAAATCTGATCGATATACATTTGATTATGTGAATTTTTATGATGGTGAAATTATTAAACATATGGCATTAAAAACAAAAACTTCATCTTAA
- a CDS encoding YpmA family protein: protein MESKIEIVSTVTVDHSDDLYKIVDLLNRTLKRDDLMFGLALDQEDKSKAVFTIYRT from the coding sequence ATGGAAAGTAAAATTGAAATTGTATCAACCGTAACTGTAGATCATTCTGATGATTTATATAAAATCGTTGACTTGCTGAACAGAACATTAAAAAGAGATGATTTAATGTTTGGTCTTGCTCTTGATCAGGAAGATAAATCAAAAGCAGTATTTACTATATACCGTACTTAG
- the dinG gene encoding ATP-dependent DNA helicase DinG, protein MKEQRYVVIDIETTGNSPKKGDKIIQVAAVTIENGEIVDRYMSFVNPMQEIPPFIEQLTGISNHMVEDAPTFGEIAEELHNMLTDAFFVAHNVYFDLSFLQEEFKSYGYYFSGPILDTVELTRMAFPTEKSYKLSDLSDEFNMLHVNPHRADSDAEATALLLLHIFKKLNDLPIITLQQLIKLAGSFISDAEEILEELLSKKLITLREQGNPDVEIVRTLAIKKQNDTIEPEGKSVELEPDTILNIFMNGRESITKVLPTYHVRSGQLKMMNEVLDAFSTHQHSMIEAGTGSGKTIGYLVPALIHSIKEKRPLIVSTHTNHLQTQILEKEIPFLQKVLPFPFTATILKGQRHYLCLQKFEQSLKDLDDNYDFILAKAQILIWLTQTETGDVDELNLPSGGRTLWENLHVDNSSFHNNPFSSICFYQKARKKASEANIIITNHAMLLSDVEREQKILPDYQEVIVDEAHHFQHVATEQLGIKLHYLELNYMMNSLGFLHTNGLLKKFIQCQQKFHLESSTFSQKLEKILMELQEETQQFFSGLHAYVLKRKKDSFLNRTSYRLQSEKENNRTWNSILELANRIQFMIHDLLKLMETELAKFDKISTNELSITEKLTIENMRKVIVKMNVYKKNIEFLFFEEYDSIVKWIEIESKGAKNAVYIYAQPVQVSEYLADKFFAHVQSAVLTSATLTVKKSFSYFIHNIGLADFFPKQVVLDSSFDYEKQVKLFVPTDMPVVNEVSIEEYSEAIAAHIGTVAQISNGKMLVLFTSYEMLRKTYQIVKEDVTLEDFAIMGQGTGSGSRSRLTKNFKQFDKAILLGTSSFWEGVDFPGEDLKALMIVRLPFASPDDPIVAATSEYMEEQGANSFYDYSLPEAILRFKQGFGRLIRHEDDRGILFVLDNRIITSRYGKDFLASIPSIDIVSKPMHHLTHSIDDWISNKKGG, encoded by the coding sequence ATGAAAGAACAACGTTATGTTGTGATCGATATAGAAACAACTGGTAATTCACCCAAAAAAGGGGACAAAATCATTCAAGTTGCTGCTGTGACAATTGAGAATGGGGAAATTGTTGATCGATATATGAGCTTTGTTAATCCTATGCAAGAAATACCACCTTTTATTGAACAGCTAACAGGAATTTCAAATCATATGGTGGAAGATGCTCCTACGTTTGGTGAAATTGCCGAAGAACTACATAACATGTTAACGGATGCTTTTTTTGTCGCTCATAACGTCTATTTTGATTTGTCTTTTTTACAAGAGGAGTTTAAAAGTTATGGTTATTATTTTTCAGGGCCAATTCTAGATACAGTGGAATTAACGAGAATGGCTTTCCCGACTGAAAAAAGCTATAAATTATCCGATTTAAGTGACGAATTTAATATGCTTCATGTTAATCCACATCGAGCTGATAGTGATGCAGAAGCAACAGCTTTATTATTACTACATATTTTTAAAAAGTTAAATGACTTACCAATTATCACTCTACAACAGCTAATAAAACTGGCAGGCTCTTTTATAAGTGATGCAGAGGAAATACTTGAAGAATTACTATCTAAGAAACTTATAACGTTAAGGGAACAAGGAAATCCTGACGTAGAAATTGTTCGTACACTTGCAATCAAAAAGCAAAATGACACGATAGAGCCTGAGGGGAAAAGCGTTGAATTAGAGCCCGATACCATACTTAATATTTTTATGAATGGACGGGAAAGCATTACAAAAGTATTACCAACCTATCATGTACGATCAGGGCAGCTAAAAATGATGAATGAAGTGTTGGACGCATTTTCTACTCATCAGCACAGTATGATTGAAGCTGGTACCGGAAGTGGAAAAACAATTGGATATCTTGTACCAGCTTTAATACACTCAATAAAAGAGAAAAGACCGTTAATCGTCAGCACACATACGAATCATTTACAAACTCAAATACTTGAAAAAGAAATTCCTTTTTTACAGAAGGTTTTACCGTTTCCTTTTACAGCAACGATTTTAAAAGGGCAGCGCCATTATTTATGTTTGCAGAAGTTTGAACAATCACTAAAAGACTTAGATGATAATTATGACTTTATATTGGCGAAGGCCCAAATATTGATTTGGTTAACACAAACAGAAACTGGTGATGTAGACGAGTTAAACCTTCCATCTGGGGGAAGGACTTTATGGGAGAATCTCCATGTAGATAATTCTTCCTTTCATAATAACCCGTTTTCCTCGATATGTTTCTATCAAAAAGCAAGGAAAAAAGCATCAGAAGCGAATATTATCATAACTAATCATGCTATGCTTTTATCTGATGTTGAGAGAGAACAAAAAATCTTGCCTGATTATCAGGAAGTCATAGTTGATGAAGCACACCATTTTCAGCATGTTGCTACTGAACAACTTGGTATAAAATTACACTATTTAGAGCTTAACTACATGATGAACTCACTAGGTTTTTTGCATACAAATGGCCTTTTAAAGAAATTTATTCAATGTCAGCAAAAGTTTCATCTTGAAAGCTCTACTTTTTCACAAAAACTAGAGAAGATCTTAATGGAGCTACAAGAAGAAACACAACAATTTTTTTCAGGTCTTCACGCCTATGTTCTAAAAAGAAAAAAAGATTCCTTTTTAAATCGTACCTCCTATCGACTTCAATCTGAAAAAGAGAATAATCGAACATGGAACTCAATCCTAGAGTTGGCAAACAGAATTCAATTTATGATCCATGATCTTTTGAAGTTAATGGAAACAGAACTTGCAAAATTTGATAAAATTTCAACAAATGAATTATCGATTACAGAGAAGCTAACGATTGAAAACATGAGAAAAGTAATCGTAAAAATGAATGTGTATAAGAAAAATATTGAATTCTTATTTTTTGAGGAATATGATTCGATTGTTAAATGGATTGAAATTGAGTCAAAAGGTGCTAAAAATGCCGTTTATATTTACGCTCAACCTGTACAGGTTTCTGAATACTTAGCAGATAAGTTCTTTGCTCACGTACAAAGTGCAGTGCTTACTTCTGCCACTTTAACAGTAAAAAAATCTTTCTCCTATTTCATTCATAATATTGGACTAGCTGATTTTTTCCCGAAGCAGGTTGTATTAGATTCATCGTTTGACTATGAAAAACAAGTGAAATTGTTTGTACCAACTGATATGCCTGTAGTAAATGAGGTTTCTATCGAAGAATACTCAGAGGCGATTGCAGCACATATTGGGACCGTAGCTCAAATTTCAAATGGAAAAATGCTCGTTTTATTTACTTCTTATGAAATGTTGAGAAAAACGTATCAAATTGTTAAAGAAGATGTGACATTAGAGGATTTTGCCATAATGGGGCAAGGAACAGGAAGTGGAAGTAGATCTAGACTTACGAAAAATTTCAAACAATTTGATAAGGCCATTTTGTTGGGGACAAGCAGCTTTTGGGAAGGCGTTGATTTCCCAGGAGAAGACCTAAAGGCTCTTATGATTGTTCGACTTCCATTTGCTTCTCCGGATGACCCTATCGTGGCTGCCACAAGTGAATACATGGAAGAACAGGGTGCGAACTCATTTTACGATTATTCACTTCCAGAGGCTATCCTAAGATTTAAACAGGGGTTCGGGCGCTTAATTAGGCATGAAGATGATCGTGGTATTCTGTTTGTATTAGACAATCGCATTATTACGTCAAGATATGGAAAAGATTTTTTAGCGTCAATTCCATCTATCGATATAGTGTCAAAACCAATGCATCATCTTACACATTCTATTGATGATTGGATTAGTAACAAAAAGGGTGGCTGA
- the panD gene encoding aspartate 1-decarboxylase: MFRTMLNAKIHRARVTEANLNYVGSITIDEDIIDAVGMVANEKVQIVNNNNGARFETYIIPGKRGSGVVCLNGAAARLVQEGDVVIILTYTMVQEEKLSTHQPKIAIMDENNKIVEILGQEPAATIL; encoded by the coding sequence ATGTTTCGTACAATGTTGAATGCTAAAATACATCGTGCTCGTGTAACAGAGGCTAATTTGAATTACGTTGGTAGTATTACTATAGACGAAGACATTATCGATGCTGTCGGTATGGTTGCAAATGAAAAAGTACAAATTGTTAATAATAACAACGGCGCACGATTTGAGACCTATATTATTCCGGGTAAAAGAGGCAGTGGGGTTGTATGTTTAAATGGTGCTGCTGCAAGGCTTGTTCAAGAAGGAGACGTAGTCATCATTCTTACTTATACAATGGTACAAGAAGAGAAACTATCTACTCACCAACCAAAAATTGCTATTATGGATGAAAATAATAAAATTGTAGAAATTTTAGGTCAAGAACCAGCTGCAACAATTTTATAA
- the panC gene encoding pantoate--beta-alanine ligase — protein sequence MNIVSTIQELRKEIRSFKQENLTIGFVPTMGYLHEGHLKLLEEARKENDVVVLSIFVNPLQFGPNEDFDSYPRNAERDQKLAEQAGVDLIFTPPVNEMYPDEPAYTVIVKKRIDVLCGRSRKGHFDGVATVLTKLFNMVQPDRAYFGMKDAQQVAVIDGLISEFNFPMDLVAVPTIREEDGLAKSSRNVNLNDRERKEATALYKSLSQAKDFILTGERNKQKVIDLVSAIITTNTSGTIDYVEILSYPKLEEIEVLHGKIILAVAVKFTNARLIDNITIEV from the coding sequence ATGAACATTGTTAGTACAATCCAGGAACTAAGAAAAGAAATTCGTTCATTTAAACAAGAAAACCTAACAATCGGGTTTGTACCAACAATGGGTTATCTACACGAAGGTCACTTAAAGCTTTTAGAAGAAGCAAGAAAAGAGAATGATGTTGTCGTATTAAGTATATTTGTTAATCCTCTTCAATTTGGCCCAAATGAAGATTTTGATTCGTACCCAAGAAATGCAGAAAGAGATCAGAAACTAGCAGAGCAGGCAGGGGTTGATCTTATATTTACTCCGCCTGTGAATGAGATGTATCCAGATGAACCTGCATATACAGTCATTGTTAAAAAAAGGATAGATGTATTATGTGGAAGATCAAGAAAAGGACACTTTGATGGAGTTGCAACAGTCCTAACGAAATTATTTAATATGGTTCAACCTGACAGGGCTTATTTTGGAATGAAGGATGCCCAACAAGTAGCGGTTATTGACGGGTTAATTAGTGAATTTAATTTTCCAATGGATTTAGTGGCAGTTCCAACAATAAGGGAAGAAGACGGATTAGCAAAAAGCTCACGAAATGTTAACTTAAATGATCGTGAAAGAAAAGAAGCAACAGCTTTATATAAAAGCTTAAGCCAAGCAAAGGACTTCATCCTAACTGGGGAACGAAATAAACAAAAAGTAATAGACCTTGTTTCCGCCATCATTACAACTAATACATCAGGAACGATTGATTATGTTGAAATTCTGAGCTATCCAAAATTAGAGGAAATTGAGGTGCTTCATGGAAAGATCATCCTTGCTGTCGCTGTGAAGTTTACAAATGCAAGACTAATTGATAATATAACGATTGAAGTTTAA
- the panB gene encoding 3-methyl-2-oxobutanoate hydroxymethyltransferase → MKTRQDFMKMKEKSEPITMLTAYDFPSAKQAEIAGVDMILVGDSLGMVVLGYDSTIPVTVNDMIHHTKAVKRGAKDTFVVTDMPFMSYHLSKDESLKNAVRIMQEGGADAVKVEGADGVTPIIEALTFGGIPVVAHLGLTPQSVNVLGGYKVQGKDAEAARKLIEDAKKCQAAGAIALVLECVPQQLALEITRLLSIPTIGIGAGRQTDGQVLVYHDLVGYGSGYVPKFVKQYASIAETTISAISQYVAEVKSRSFPEEKHSFNMKEEELHSLYGGLKK, encoded by the coding sequence ATGAAAACAAGACAAGATTTTATGAAAATGAAAGAAAAAAGTGAACCAATCACAATGCTGACAGCTTACGATTTTCCAAGTGCCAAACAAGCCGAGATCGCCGGAGTTGATATGATTCTTGTTGGGGATTCATTAGGAATGGTTGTGTTAGGGTATGACTCCACAATACCTGTTACTGTTAACGATATGATTCATCATACGAAAGCAGTAAAACGAGGAGCAAAAGACACATTTGTCGTAACAGATATGCCGTTTATGTCTTATCACCTTTCTAAAGACGAATCTTTAAAAAATGCTGTAAGAATTATGCAGGAAGGTGGAGCAGATGCTGTTAAGGTGGAGGGTGCAGATGGTGTTACTCCTATAATTGAAGCGCTTACTTTTGGTGGAATACCAGTTGTTGCTCATCTTGGGTTGACACCTCAGTCAGTTAATGTATTAGGTGGATACAAAGTACAAGGAAAAGATGCAGAGGCAGCTCGAAAGCTAATTGAAGATGCTAAAAAATGTCAAGCTGCAGGGGCAATAGCTCTAGTTTTAGAATGTGTTCCACAGCAGTTAGCGCTTGAGATAACAAGGTTACTTTCAATACCAACAATTGGTATTGGTGCAGGCCGTCAAACTGACGGTCAAGTGTTAGTTTATCATGATTTAGTAGGTTACGGTTCAGGTTATGTTCCGAAATTTGTAAAACAGTATGCCTCTATAGCAGAAACAACAATATCTGCAATTTCGCAATATGTTGCAGAAGTGAAAAGTAGAAGCTTTCCAGAGGAGAAACACTCCTTTAACATGAAGGAGGAAGAGCTACACAGCTTATATGGAGGATTAAAGAAATGA
- a CDS encoding biotin--[acetyl-CoA-carboxylase] ligase: MQSELRTKLLEAFSNAEGEFVSGQKISEYIGCSRTAVWKHIEELRKDGYELEAVRRLGYRITKKPNKISSNEIQIGLKTKTLGRHVHFEETVTSTQKIAQTLAGNGAPEGTIVVADQQTNGRGRMAREWYSPSGTGIWMSLIIRPNIPVHSTPQLTLLTAVAIVQAIEELTPVKPDIKWPNDILINGKKVVGILTELQAEADQVHSVIIGTGINVNQKVEDFPEELQQIATSIGIETGKHWERALFIQTILLKFEGLYSLYLSQGFLPIKLLWEGYAISLNKKMVARTLNGSVEGKAIGIDHNGVLLIETSDGSIKEIYSADIELK, translated from the coding sequence GTGCAATCAGAACTTCGAACAAAATTACTAGAAGCCTTTTCAAATGCAGAGGGAGAATTCGTATCTGGTCAAAAAATAAGTGAATATATTGGTTGTTCAAGAACAGCTGTTTGGAAACATATAGAAGAGTTAAGAAAAGATGGATATGAGTTAGAAGCTGTAAGGCGCTTAGGATATCGCATCACAAAAAAACCGAACAAAATAAGTAGCAATGAAATTCAAATTGGATTAAAGACAAAAACATTAGGGCGTCACGTTCATTTTGAAGAAACTGTTACATCAACACAGAAGATTGCTCAAACATTGGCAGGTAATGGAGCTCCGGAAGGGACTATTGTTGTTGCTGATCAACAAACAAATGGAAGAGGCCGTATGGCTAGAGAATGGTATTCTCCAAGTGGTACAGGTATTTGGATGAGTTTGATTATTAGACCAAACATTCCTGTTCATTCTACCCCGCAACTAACTCTTTTAACAGCTGTAGCTATCGTTCAAGCAATTGAAGAACTAACTCCAGTTAAGCCGGATATTAAATGGCCTAATGATATATTAATTAACGGGAAAAAGGTTGTGGGGATTTTAACTGAGCTGCAAGCGGAGGCAGATCAAGTTCACTCCGTAATTATTGGAACGGGTATTAATGTGAATCAAAAGGTTGAAGACTTTCCTGAGGAACTACAGCAAATTGCCACATCAATAGGAATTGAAACAGGAAAGCATTGGGAAAGAGCTCTATTTATTCAAACGATATTATTGAAATTTGAAGGGCTATATTCGTTATACCTTTCACAGGGCTTTCTTCCAATTAAACTGTTGTGGGAGGGCTATGCCATTAGTTTGAATAAGAAAATGGTGGCTAGAACTCTTAATGGATCAGTAGAAGGAAAGGCAATTGGTATTGATCATAACGGCGTTCTACTAATTGAGACTAGCGATGGAAGTATTAAAGAAATTTATTCAGCTGATATTGAGTTGAAATAA
- a CDS encoding CCA tRNA nucleotidyltransferase — protein sequence METPFYEAKPILEKLHNSDFEAFYVGGAVRDYLLKRQIGDIDIATSAKPDEIKQIFSKTVDVGAEHGTIIVLHNNKSFEVTTYRAETGYDDFRRPKSVSFISSLKEDLRRRDFTINAMAMDIEGTIYDYFDGRQHLKEKVIMTVDSPSERFSEDALRMLRAVRFVSQLGFTLCPETKEALKELVHLLNAISVERKTVEIEKLFQGAYYKAAIQTLIDCQVNNYLPGMAEKEHQLEILASFQLDLLTTREDLWTMITYKVEPPSVEKYLRKWKLPVKLIKIVEKNIRFLMLLQQEKSWTSLLLYEAGSDCALSVERIRSVIDDPNMVNENINAVKDSLHRLPIHNKSQLDITGHELIKIMKKKPGPWVAKLISEIEKEIILDKLENERSAIKEWVLKCNQNFEQNY from the coding sequence GTGGAGACCCCATTTTATGAAGCAAAACCCATACTAGAAAAATTACATAACTCAGACTTTGAGGCATTTTATGTTGGTGGAGCTGTTCGTGATTACTTGCTAAAAAGACAAATTGGAGATATTGACATTGCAACCTCAGCTAAACCTGATGAAATCAAACAAATTTTCTCTAAAACGGTTGATGTTGGGGCAGAACATGGAACGATTATCGTGCTACATAATAATAAATCATTTGAGGTCACTACTTATAGAGCTGAAACAGGCTATGATGATTTTCGTAGACCAAAATCTGTTTCATTTATATCTTCATTAAAAGAAGATTTAAGACGCAGGGATTTTACCATCAACGCGATGGCAATGGATATTGAGGGCACTATTTATGACTATTTTGATGGAAGGCAGCACTTAAAAGAAAAAGTAATTATGACCGTTGATTCTCCGTCAGAAAGATTTTCAGAAGACGCACTTCGAATGCTTAGAGCAGTTCGTTTTGTTAGTCAATTGGGGTTCACCTTATGTCCAGAGACAAAAGAAGCCTTAAAAGAGCTTGTTCATCTATTAAATGCAATCTCAGTAGAAAGAAAAACAGTAGAAATTGAAAAGCTTTTTCAAGGTGCTTATTATAAAGCTGCCATTCAGACACTAATTGATTGTCAGGTGAATAACTATTTGCCTGGTATGGCTGAAAAAGAGCATCAGTTAGAAATTTTAGCATCTTTTCAGTTAGACCTTCTTACGACAAGAGAAGACTTATGGACAATGATTACATATAAGGTCGAACCTCCCTCAGTAGAGAAATACTTAAGAAAATGGAAACTCCCGGTTAAGCTGATCAAGATAGTTGAAAAAAATATAAGATTTCTAATGTTACTTCAACAAGAGAAATCATGGACAAGCTTATTATTGTATGAAGCTGGATCTGACTGTGCACTTTCTGTTGAACGTATTCGCTCTGTTATAGATGACCCGAATATGGTAAACGAAAATATTAATGCTGTCAAAGACTCACTCCATAGGCTGCCTATTCATAATAAGAGTCAATTAGATATTACAGGACATGAATTAATTAAAATCATGAAAAAGAAACCAGGTCCTTGGGTAGCAAAACTTATTTCAGAAATAGAAAAAGAAATTATACTAGATAAATTAGAAAATGAAAGGTCAGCAATAAAGGAGTGGGTATTAAAGTGCAATCAGAACTTCGAACAAAATTACTAG
- the bshA gene encoding N-acetyl-alpha-D-glucosaminyl L-malate synthase BshA, which translates to MKQKLKIGITCYPSVGGSGVVATELGKLLAERGHEIHFITSSLPFRLNKVYCNITFHEVEVNQYSVFKYPPYDLALASKMAEVANREDLDILHVHYAIPHAICAYLAKQMVKKDLKIVTTLHGTDITVLGYDQSLADMIRFGIESSDRVTAVSNALVQQTYELLQPKKEIETVYNFIDDRVYYKKDAAYLKEEYGILEEEKVIIHVSNFRKVKRVQDVIYSFQKIQRKVKAKLLLVGDGPEMSFVSRLVRELGLSGEVLFLGKQDSLEDLYSISDLILLLSEKESFGLVLLEAMACGVPSIGTNAGGIPEVIKEGETGYICEVGDIDTVAFHAIHLLSNSELHKSMSENAKNSATQLFHSDKIVSQYESIYYELLNEGVKSGDPIL; encoded by the coding sequence ATGAAACAAAAATTAAAAATAGGAATTACTTGTTACCCTTCTGTTGGAGGCTCTGGAGTTGTTGCTACCGAGCTTGGAAAGCTCTTAGCTGAAAGAGGTCATGAAATTCACTTTATCACCTCAAGCTTACCATTTCGGTTAAATAAGGTGTATTGCAATATCACGTTTCACGAGGTGGAAGTAAATCAATATTCGGTATTTAAATACCCTCCATACGACTTAGCGCTGGCAAGTAAAATGGCTGAAGTTGCAAACCGTGAAGATCTCGATATATTACATGTGCATTATGCAATACCACATGCAATTTGTGCTTACTTAGCTAAGCAAATGGTTAAAAAAGATTTGAAAATAGTTACTACACTTCATGGTACAGATATTACTGTATTAGGCTATGATCAATCGCTTGCAGATATGATTCGCTTTGGAATTGAGTCATCAGACAGAGTGACAGCTGTATCTAATGCACTCGTTCAACAAACCTATGAACTACTTCAACCTAAGAAAGAAATAGAAACAGTGTACAACTTTATCGATGATCGTGTTTATTATAAGAAGGATGCCGCTTATCTAAAGGAAGAGTATGGGATCCTAGAGGAAGAGAAAGTCATTATTCATGTTTCAAACTTCAGAAAGGTGAAGCGTGTTCAAGATGTGATTTATTCTTTCCAGAAAATCCAAAGAAAAGTAAAAGCAAAGCTTCTTCTTGTTGGTGATGGCCCAGAAATGTCTTTTGTAAGTAGGCTAGTGAGGGAATTGGGGTTATCTGGAGAAGTTCTTTTCTTGGGAAAACAAGATAGCTTGGAAGACTTATATTCAATTAGTGATCTTATCTTATTACTTTCTGAAAAGGAAAGCTTTGGTTTGGTTTTACTTGAAGCAATGGCATGTGGTGTTCCTAGTATTGGAACAAATGCTGGAGGAATTCCTGAAGTGATTAAAGAAGGCGAAACAGGATACATCTGTGAAGTAGGTGACATTGATACAGTTGCTTTTCATGCTATACATCTTTTATCAAATAGTGAACTACATAAGTCTATGTCAGAAAACGCAAAGAATAGTGCCACACAATTATTTCATTCAGATAAGATTGTTTCACAATACGAATCAATTTACTATGAACTATTAAATGAAGGTGTAAAAAGTGGAGACCCCATTTTATGA